The following coding sequences are from one Onychostoma macrolepis isolate SWU-2019 chromosome 24, ASM1243209v1, whole genome shotgun sequence window:
- the LOC131533764 gene encoding C-reactive protein-like isoform X2, giving the protein MFMPVVLFLCLLSLTPAATEEGLAGKVLLFPTKTDTSYVKLTPEKRLSLSAFTLCMRVAMDFQGTRDVILFAYRTHDTDELNVWKEKDGRVALYIQSGKNGTYFLLPPLSTFQTHLCVTWDSATGLTAFWVDGRRSLFQLYRKGHSIRPGGTLLLGQDADEYVGAFDADQSFVGEITDVHMWDYVLSGSQIKMVYSNQELYVPKGNLLAWKTIKYEITGNVVVAQNN; this is encoded by the exons ATGTTTATGCCAGTGGTTTTATTTCTCTGTCTGCTCTCTCTGACACCAGCAGCTACTGAAG AGGGTCTTGCTGGTAAAGTGCTTCTATTTCCAACCAAGACTGATACCAGTTATGTTAAACTCACTCCTGAAAAGCGACTGAGTCTTTCAGCATTTACACTCTGCATGCGTGTTGCGATGGACTTCCAGGGCACGAGAGACGTCATTCTGTTTGCTTACCGCACACATGACACTGATGAGCTGAACGTGTGGAAAGAGAAAGACGGTCGTGTGGCCTTGTATATTCAGTCTGGTAAAAATGGCACATATTTCCTTCTGCCTCCTCTCTCCACCTTCCAGACTCACCTGTGTGTTACCTGGGACTCTGCGACTGGTCTTACTGCCTTTTGGGTGGATGGACGTCGCAGTTTGTTCCAGCTGTATAGAAAAGGTCACTCAATTCGTCCTGGTGGCACTCTCCTGCTCGGCCAAGATGCTGATGAATATGTGGGTGCCTTTGACGCAGACCAGAGCTTTGTAGGAGAAATTACAGATGTGCACATGTGGGACTATGTTCTCTCTGGCAGTCAGATTAAGATGGTTTATTCAAACCAGGAACTGTATGTGCCGAAGGGAAACTTGCTGGCCTGGAAGACCATCAAATATGAGATTACTGGAAATGTGGTGGTGGCTCAAAATAACTGA
- the LOC131533764 gene encoding C-reactive protein-like isoform X1 has product MQYSLIKYDNIANFKINVALLHQFKWISFKTLYRAFELCSCMKCTIYIMLLFCLLSLKPAATEEGLAGKVLLFPTKTDTSYVKLTPEKRLSLSAFTLCMRVAMDFQGTRDVILFAYRTHDTDELNVWKEKDGRVALYIQSGKNGTYFLLPPLSTFQTHLCVTWDSATGLTAFWVDGRRSLFQLYRKGHSIRPGGTLLLGQDADEYVGAFDADQSFVGEITDVHMWDYVLSGSQIKMVYSNQELYVPKGNLLAWKTIKYEITGNVVVAQNN; this is encoded by the exons ATGCAGTattctttaattaaatatgacaatattgcaaactttaaaataaatgttgcactGTTGCATCAATTTAAATGGATTTCCTTCAAAACGTTGTATAGAGCTTTTGAGCTGTGCTCTTGTATGAAATGTACTATATATATTATGCTGCTTTTCTGTCTGCTCTCTCTGAAACCAGCAGCTACTGAAG AGGGTCTTGCTGGTAAAGTGCTTCTATTTCCAACCAAGACTGATACCAGTTATGTTAAACTCACTCCTGAAAAGCGACTGAGTCTTTCAGCATTTACACTCTGCATGCGTGTTGCGATGGACTTCCAGGGCACGAGAGACGTCATTCTGTTTGCTTACCGCACACATGACACTGATGAGCTGAACGTGTGGAAAGAGAAAGACGGTCGTGTGGCCTTGTATATTCAGTCTGGTAAAAATGGCACATATTTCCTTCTGCCTCCTCTCTCCACCTTCCAGACTCACCTGTGTGTTACCTGGGACTCTGCGACTGGTCTTACTGCCTTTTGGGTGGATGGACGTCGCAGTTTGTTCCAGCTGTATAGAAAAGGTCACTCAATTCGTCCTGGTGGCACTCTCCTGCTCGGCCAAGATGCTGATGAATATGTGGGTGCCTTTGACGCAGACCAGAGCTTTGTAGGAGAAATTACAGATGTGCACATGTGGGACTATGTTCTCTCTGGCAGTCAGATTAAGATGGTTTATTCAAACCAGGAACTGTATGTGCCGAAGGGAAACTTGCTGGCCTGGAAGACCATCAAATATGAGATTACTGGAAATGTGGTGGTGGCTCAAAATAACTGA
- the LOC131533764 gene encoding C-reactive protein-like isoform X3 → MFMPVVLFLCLLSLTPAATEEGLAGKVLLFPTKTDTSYVKLTPEKRLSLSAFTLCMRVAMDFQGTRDVILFAYRTHDTDELNVWKEKDGRVALYIQSGKNGTYFLLPPLSTFQTHLCVTWDSATGLTAFWVDGRRSLFQLYRKGHSIRPGGTLLLGQDADEYVGAFDADQSFVGEITDVHMWDYVLSGSQIKMAFYYNQEPYVKGNMFDWNTIKYEIIGNVLVVEKL, encoded by the exons ATGTTTATGCCAGTGGTTTTATTTCTCTGTCTGCTCTCTCTGACACCAGCAGCTACTGAAG AGGGTCTTGCTGGTAAAGTGCTTCTATTTCCAACCAAGACTGATACCAGTTATGTTAAACTCACTCCTGAAAAGCGACTGAGTCTTTCAGCATTTACACTCTGCATGCGTGTTGCGATGGACTTCCAGGGCACGAGAGACGTCATTCTGTTTGCTTACCGCACACATGACACTGATGAGCTGAACGTGTGGAAAGAGAAAGACGGTCGTGTGGCCTTGTATATTCAGTCTGGTAAAAATGGCACATATTTCCTTCTGCCTCCTCTCTCCACCTTCCAGACTCACCTGTGTGTTACCTGGGACTCTGCGACTGGTCTTACTGCCTTTTGGGTGGATGGACGTCGCAGTTTGTTCCAGCTGTATAGAAAAGGTCACTCAATTCGTCCTGGTGGCACTCTCCTGCTCGGCCAAGATGCTGATGAATATGTGGGTGCCTTTGACGCAGACCAGAGCTTTGTAGGAGAAATTACAGATGTGCACATGTGGGACTATGTTCTCTCTGGCAGTCAGATTAAGATG GCATTTTATTATAACCAGGAACCATATGTGAAGGGAAACATGTTTGACTGGAACACCATCAAATATGAGATTATTGGCAATGTGCTAGTGGTGGAAAAGCTGTGA
- the LOC131533773 gene encoding C-reactive protein-like, with protein MLGLFFCLLFLTPAATEVGLGDKVLLFPTKSDTSFVKLTPEKPLSLSAFTLCMRIATELQGAREIILFTYRTPDVDELNLWRLKEGHVALLIQSSSNSALFLLPPLSTFQTHLCVTWESATGLSAFWVDGRRSVFQIYRKGFSIRPGGTVLLGQDADTYLSAFDAEQSFVGEITDVQMWDYVLSGSQIKAVYSNQEPYVPKGNVFDWNTIKYEITGNVVVAENK; from the exons ATGTTGGGTTTATTTTTCTGTCTTCTCTTTCTGACACCAGCGGCTACTGAAG TGGGTCTCGGTGATAAAGTACTTCTGTTTCCAACCAAGTCTGATACCAGCTTTGTTAAACTCACTCCTGAAAAGCCGCTGAGTCTTTCAGCATTTACTCTCTGCATGCGTATCGCGACGGAGCTCCAAGGCGCAAGGGAGATCATTCTCTTCACTTACCGCACACCTGACGTTGATGAACTCAACCTGTGGAGACTTAAAGAAGGTCATGTGGCCTTGCTTATTCAGTCTAGTAGCAATTCCGCACTTTTCCTTCTGCCTCCTCTCTCCACCTTCCAGACCCACCTGTGTGTCACCTGGGAATCTGCGACTGGTCTCTCTGCCTTCTGGGTGGATGGACGTCGCAGTGTGTTCCAGATCTATAGAAAAGGTTTCTCAATCCGTCCTGGTGGCACTGTCCTGCTCGGCCAAGACGCTGATACATATTTGAGTGCCTTTGATGCGGAGCAGAGTTTTGTGGGAGAAATTACAGATGTGCAAATGTGGGACTATGTTCTCTCTGGCAGTCAGATTAAGGCAGTTTATTCAAACCAGGAACCGTATGTGCCGAAGGGAAACGTGTTCGACTGGAACACCATCAAATATGAGATTACTGGAAATGTGGTGGTGGCTGAAAATAAGTGA
- the LOC131533771 gene encoding C-reactive protein-like → MLVPVVLFFYLLSLNPAATEVGLAGKVLLFPYETDFSYVKLTPKKPLGLTAFTLCMRVATELQGERQIILFAYRTPDFDELNVWREKDGRVSFYLSGDGAFFHLPPLSTFRIHLCLTWGSRTGLTAFWVDGRRSALQLYKPGHSIHPQGTALLGQDPDKHLGDFETVQSFAGELTDLNMWDYVLTGNQIKALYLNHAQRVPRGNVFDWSTIEYEIKGNVLVVQDD, encoded by the exons ATGTTGGTGCCGGTGGTTTTGTTTTTCTATCTGCTCTCTCTGAATCCAGCAGCTACTGAAG TGGGTCTTGCTGGTAAAGTGCTTCTGTTCCCGTACGAGACTGATTTCAGCTATGTTAAACTCACACCTAAAAAGCCACTGGGCCTTACAGCGTTCACTCTCTGCATGCGCGTCGCGACGGAGCTCCAGGGCGAGCGGCAGATCATTCTCTTCGCCTACCGCACGCCAGACTTCGACGAGCTCAACGTGTGGAGAGAGAAAGACGGCCGCGTGTCCTTCTACCTCAGTGGCGACGGAGCGTTCTTCCACCTGCCTCCTCTCTCCACCTTCCGGATTCACCTGTGCCTCACCTGGGGCTCGCGCACCGGACTCACGGCCTTCTGGGTGGATGGGCGCCGCAGCGCGTTGCAGCTGTATAAACCTGGTCACAGCATCCACCCGCAGGGCACCGCTCTGCTCGGCCAGGACCCCGATAAACACCTGGGCGACTTCGAGACGGTGCAGAGTTTCGCCGGCGAGCTCACAGACCTGAACATGTGGGACTACGTCCTCACCGGAAACCAGATTAAAGCGCTGTATCTGAACCACGCGCAGCGCGTGCCGAGAGGAAACGTGTTCGACTGGAGCACCATCGAATATGAGATCAAAGGAAACGTGCTAGTCGTGCAAGATGATTAA